From Caminibacter mediatlanticus TB-2, the proteins below share one genomic window:
- the gap gene encoding type I glyceraldehyde-3-phosphate dehydrogenase yields the protein MKKVAINGLGRIGKMVLWHYVTTKPKNIEIVVANGGSGTPEDLAYMLKFDSVHGRFPVSVEYTDDSLIIDKKEIKIVSERDPEKLPWSELGVDIVIEATGKFTKKDDAAKHLKAGAKKVIITAPGKNVDKTIVLGVNHNEYDPQNHHVISNASCTTNSLAPVMKVLEEVFGVESALVTTVHAYTSSQVTIDKKKPGKHRRGRAAAVNIIPTTTGAAKATIEVIPSLKGKMHAMALRVPVPDVAVTDISVTLKKGTTAEEINKAFEEYSNNQLKGILGITYDEVVSTDMIGNPNSSTIDALSTSVVDGNKAKILAWYDNEFGYARRVLELAELVASKL from the coding sequence ATGAAAAAAGTTGCTATAAATGGTCTTGGAAGAATTGGTAAAATGGTGTTGTGGCACTATGTTACTACAAAACCTAAAAATATAGAAATAGTAGTAGCAAATGGAGGAAGTGGAACACCTGAGGATTTAGCATATATGTTAAAGTTTGACTCAGTTCATGGAAGATTTCCTGTAAGTGTTGAATATACTGATGATTCATTAATTATAGACAAAAAAGAGATAAAAATAGTTAGCGAAAGAGACCCGGAAAAATTACCTTGGAGTGAACTTGGAGTTGATATTGTAATTGAAGCAACTGGAAAATTTACAAAAAAAGATGATGCAGCAAAACACTTAAAAGCAGGAGCAAAAAAAGTAATTATTACAGCCCCAGGAAAAAATGTAGATAAAACTATTGTATTAGGTGTAAATCATAATGAATATGACCCACAAAATCACCATGTAATTTCTAATGCATCTTGTACAACAAACTCTCTTGCACCTGTTATGAAAGTATTAGAAGAAGTTTTTGGAGTTGAGAGCGCATTAGTTACAACTGTGCATGCATATACTTCAAGTCAAGTTACAATTGATAAGAAAAAACCTGGAAAACATAGAAGAGGAAGAGCAGCTGCTGTAAATATCATTCCTACAACAACTGGCGCTGCAAAAGCAACTATTGAAGTAATTCCTTCTCTTAAAGGAAAAATGCATGCAATGGCGCTAAGAGTACCAGTACCTGATGTAGCAGTAACTGACATTTCAGTAACTCTAAAAAAAGGAACAACAGCTGAGGAAATTAATAAGGCTTTTGAAGAGTATTCAAATAATCAATTAAAAGGAATTTTAGGAATCACTTATGATGAAGTGGTGTCTACTGATATGATTGGAAATCCAAATTCAAGCACAATAGATGCATTATCTACAAGTGTAGTTGATGGGAATAAAGCTAAAATTCTTGCATGGTATGATAATGAATTTGGATACGCAAGAAGAGTGCTTGAACTTGCTGAGCTTGTAGCATCAAAGCTATGA